In a single window of the Ruminococcus albus 7 = DSM 20455 genome:
- a CDS encoding DUF3991 and TOPRIM domain-containing protein, producing the protein MPKRISYIGSGKEYVHYTNDELENLRSIDMIDFLGRKEGFSFKQTSTYFKCVEHDSLVIYPNRRTWAWNSHDVKGKNVLDWLQRVDGLSFQEACMMLSPLETETVTRFKKTTSALTTSKEPSQKQLYIPEKTNGNYKNVYMYLTLTRCIDADIVSTLFHDKLIYQDTHNNACFVGYDENNNIRCVTQRGTNTYADKAYKGNTTGSMIEYSFNVPCNKSDPKAEINRVYLFEAPIDLLSHATIAKIVGSQKGDTDNCWKRQNRLALLGVSDVALQSYLTRNPNISEIVCCLDSDAAGREGAKNIMQKYGDRYKVSIHTPKNSKDYNEVLCKYIQQTITQSDNIDNDVTYNRTSARR; encoded by the coding sequence TTGCCTAAACGTATTTCGTATATAGGTTCAGGGAAAGAGTATGTTCATTATACCAATGATGAACTGGAAAATCTTCGTTCGATTGATATGATAGATTTTCTCGGACGAAAAGAAGGCTTTTCTTTCAAACAGACTTCGACTTATTTTAAATGCGTTGAGCATGACAGCTTGGTTATTTACCCTAACCGCCGTACATGGGCATGGAACAGTCACGATGTTAAGGGAAAAAACGTTCTTGACTGGCTCCAGCGTGTCGATGGTCTTTCGTTCCAGGAAGCTTGTATGATGCTCTCCCCGCTTGAGACCGAAACTGTAACAAGATTCAAGAAAACTACATCAGCACTAACAACGAGTAAGGAACCGTCACAAAAACAGCTATATATACCCGAAAAAACGAATGGCAATTACAAAAACGTATATATGTACCTTACCCTTACAAGATGTATAGATGCTGATATAGTCAGTACTCTATTCCATGATAAGCTGATCTATCAGGATACTCATAATAATGCCTGTTTCGTCGGCTACGACGAGAATAATAACATTCGCTGCGTAACACAGCGCGGAACGAATACTTATGCAGATAAAGCATACAAAGGTAACACAACCGGAAGTATGATAGAATACAGCTTTAATGTGCCATGTAATAAGAGTGATCCAAAAGCCGAGATAAACAGGGTATACTTGTTTGAAGCTCCGATAGACTTATTATCTCATGCTACGATTGCAAAAATAGTCGGATCTCAGAAAGGCGATACTGATAACTGCTGGAAACGGCAAAACAGACTCGCGCTATTGGGTGTTTCCGATGTTGCACTCCAATCCTATCTCACGCGAAATCCGAATATATCAGAGATAGTCTGCTGCCTTGACAGCGATGCGGCAGGACGAGAGGGTGCAAAAAATATAATGCAAAAATACGGCGATAGATACAAAGTATCTATCCATACACCCAAGAACAGCAAAGACTACAATGAAGTGCTGTGTAAATATATACAGCAAACAATAACCCAAAGTGATAACATCGATAACGATGTTACATATAACAGGACAAGCGCTAGGCGCTAA
- a CDS encoding DUF5592 family protein encodes MGMIPKKTKSETKVFKGLTAQRFMGLFVIIMISSMIGSLIGGAMQWLFIACSIIVYFILTGKSLTNPSQSFARGLINFIRFKFDNNFFIGSSNHDYIEYQQTIKEKENEKSKRNKNKKHKEN; translated from the coding sequence ATGGGAATGATACCTAAAAAGACCAAGTCTGAGACAAAAGTATTCAAAGGTCTGACTGCACAGCGTTTTATGGGGCTTTTTGTCATAATCATGATATCATCAATGATAGGTTCCCTGATAGGTGGAGCGATGCAATGGCTTTTTATCGCTTGTTCTATAATCGTATACTTCATTCTGACCGGAAAATCACTTACTAATCCCTCTCAGTCTTTTGCCCGCGGTCTGATAAACTTTATCCGATTTAAGTTTGACAACAACTTTTTTATTGGTTCTTCCAATCATGATTATATTGAATACCAGCAGACGATCAAGGAGAAAGAAAATGAAAAGTCTAAGAGAAATAAAAATAAAAAACATAAAGAAAACTAA
- a CDS encoding VirB4 family type IV secretion system protein, with the protein MKSLREIKIKNIKKTKKVRVTSAMFLDNLIDLNSFSVPDEEFIFKIKADGKDQYISLLMVSGIDIFHYTDNDMESVFQNFAKATTTMKCAHKYIFTTSSPYFEQQKNNLLLKRRNITHRYIMRMMERKENEFLEFEENHNDRLAYLLVFSDKISELNDCCKRFKHEMKDTNVLFCNEEQTIEFFNKYLCFDTQSDKLHTYTETNDKTLPTEIKFFQNYFKIEDKYITSLVVNDYPANLNDLELAALVSTFADCTITFDVKFRSKQIVIDEIKQSLKELRSRSVIKQDVADDIDTQNEFDKLTAIYNEISSGNEQMVYTTLRFFVTSDSYDDLSKRVRDISVELETRGITSFVPINDLKSEYFGMTRDSNTIQTPYPLQDTYKRQYPFYYQSHTDPSGIFFGYTDTHGLNVFNSFYRNDKQGRNSYDLIAVGVKGSGKSVTLKTMLQDQLLLSNKVMVLDIESEYKDMAKMFDGQVIRMSRGSTINPLQIRMTVLADAENEDENDGASITKSEAISMNFTSEISRICSFFGQYNPSLSDDELFALRDVLVAVYKEKGITDTTDIFSFLPEQFPIFSDLYNYLTNIQKDQTLSEYERSNYKKLETQVKQLSKYGAFGTMFDNYTNVNIDDKNLIVFDVKQISEMDTNVYNAQLFNILSLMWAEICKNREHNLNALSTNDKRNIVCLIDEAHRFISVKNRQVTKFIENLLRRSRKYDAGLWFASQSILDFLPSSDSAETDVIKTIFQLVQYKIILKQSPDSIQKLHEIFGQFTLSELNNSTNFQAGEMLMSLSAGRNKVHCYKLATDCDLMYIGNAQDRSEIIHKIFNRYYTEMSMKEYGKLLLDDPAARENFCNIFTNEVLSVFGFEKEDSDYLYTLVANTVIKFGQELIDIAKE; encoded by the coding sequence ATGAAAAGTCTAAGAGAAATAAAAATAAAAAACATAAAGAAAACTAAAAAGGTCCGTGTTACATCAGCGATGTTTCTTGACAATCTGATCGACCTTAATTCATTCAGTGTTCCAGATGAGGAATTCATATTTAAGATAAAGGCTGACGGAAAAGATCAATACATATCACTGTTGATGGTATCGGGAATTGATATCTTCCATTACACGGACAATGATATGGAATCCGTATTCCAGAACTTTGCCAAGGCAACAACTACAATGAAATGCGCTCACAAGTACATTTTCACCACATCATCGCCTTATTTTGAGCAGCAGAAGAACAATCTGCTGCTCAAGCGAAGAAACATCACTCATAGATATATAATGCGTATGATGGAAAGAAAAGAAAATGAGTTCCTGGAATTTGAAGAAAACCACAATGACAGGCTTGCATATCTCCTGGTTTTCTCTGATAAGATTTCTGAGTTAAACGACTGCTGCAAACGATTTAAGCATGAAATGAAAGATACCAATGTTCTTTTTTGCAATGAGGAACAGACAATTGAATTCTTTAACAAGTATCTTTGTTTCGACACTCAAAGTGATAAACTGCACACGTACACCGAAACAAACGATAAAACACTGCCTACAGAAATAAAGTTTTTTCAGAATTATTTCAAGATTGAGGACAAGTACATCACCTCTTTGGTAGTCAATGACTACCCTGCTAATCTTAATGATCTTGAACTGGCTGCACTTGTATCGACCTTCGCGGACTGCACCATCACATTTGATGTCAAATTTAGATCTAAGCAAATAGTAATAGATGAGATCAAACAATCTCTCAAGGAGCTGCGGTCACGTTCAGTTATAAAGCAGGATGTTGCTGATGATATCGATACTCAGAACGAATTCGATAAACTGACTGCTATATATAATGAAATAAGCAGTGGCAACGAACAGATGGTGTATACTACGCTGCGATTTTTCGTAACCTCTGACAGTTATGATGACCTCAGCAAGCGTGTACGAGATATTTCCGTAGAGTTGGAAACGAGAGGTATTACATCTTTTGTGCCGATCAATGACCTGAAATCGGAGTATTTCGGCATGACAAGAGATAGTAATACTATTCAGACACCCTATCCATTGCAGGATACATATAAACGTCAGTACCCTTTTTACTATCAGTCGCACACGGATCCTTCAGGCATTTTCTTCGGGTATACCGATACTCACGGGCTTAATGTTTTTAACAGTTTTTATCGTAATGATAAGCAAGGTCGTAACTCTTATGATCTAATCGCTGTCGGTGTTAAGGGCTCCGGTAAGTCGGTCACATTGAAAACAATGCTTCAGGATCAGCTGCTATTGAGTAACAAGGTAATGGTTCTCGATATTGAAAGTGAATACAAAGATATGGCAAAAATGTTCGATGGACAAGTTATACGAATGTCTCGCGGCAGTACGATAAATCCATTACAGATACGTATGACCGTACTTGCCGATGCTGAGAATGAAGATGAAAATGATGGAGCTTCGATAACAAAATCAGAAGCAATATCAATGAACTTTACCTCGGAAATATCTAGGATATGCTCATTTTTCGGTCAGTATAATCCATCACTTTCCGATGATGAACTGTTTGCGCTTCGTGATGTTCTGGTCGCAGTATATAAGGAAAAAGGCATAACTGATACAACGGATATATTTTCTTTTCTCCCGGAACAGTTTCCTATTTTCAGTGACCTATACAATTATCTCACGAACATTCAAAAGGATCAAACTCTGTCTGAATACGAAAGATCGAACTATAAAAAGCTTGAAACACAAGTCAAGCAGTTATCCAAGTATGGTGCTTTCGGAACAATGTTCGATAATTATACAAATGTAAATATCGATGACAAAAACCTCATCGTCTTTGATGTAAAACAGATTTCGGAAATGGATACGAATGTCTATAACGCACAGTTATTTAATATTTTATCACTTATGTGGGCTGAAATATGCAAAAACAGAGAACATAATCTTAATGCACTCAGCACAAATGATAAACGTAATATCGTATGTCTGATCGATGAAGCTCATCGTTTTATTTCAGTAAAGAACAGACAGGTAACGAAGTTTATTGAAAATCTGCTCAGACGTTCGCGTAAGTACGATGCTGGATTATGGTTTGCATCACAGTCTATACTGGACTTTCTTCCGTCCTCAGACAGCGCTGAAACAGACGTTATAAAGACGATTTTTCAGCTTGTACAGTACAAAATTATACTAAAACAATCGCCTGACAGCATACAGAAGTTGCATGAGATATTCGGTCAATTCACTCTTTCAGAATTGAATAACTCAACGAATTTTCAGGCTGGAGAGATGCTCATGTCGCTTTCAGCCGGACGAAACAAAGTTCACTGTTACAAACTGGCGACGGATTGTGACCTGATGTATATAGGTAATGCGCAGGATAGAAGTGAGATAATACACAAAATATTCAATCGGTATTATACAGAAATGAGTATGAAAGAATACGGCAAACTGCTTTTAGATGATCCTGCTGCAAGGGAAAACTTCTGCAATATATTTACTAACGAAGTACTCAGCGTTTTTGGATTTGAAAAAGAAGATAGTGATTATCTTTATACGCTTGTAGCTAATACTGTAATCAAATTCGGACAAGAATTGATTGACATCGCAAAGGAGTAA
- a CDS encoding Ig-like domain-containing protein: METKKSNIIYTLFILITIPLFFFMLSYPALRSKANDNKSKYYNESIELGAYMIKVSDAAYLEDKSELDFMLSVIKKSGKTEEVKPEIESVYYYYKGGKYKDVTSNMTIDQLSDISSLAKISDAESEFSYIGIAVSYKENDHYADDKVDEFGDTIKGELIEGKTYKVVICIDKRDIEFMDSKDYDPKGKDLSSQESDDTSSEYDDDSSKPEYTSITTTTTKPMLVPDSRQITTTSRISESSSSSSKKDNSSSAASHNNSVGNGNVGGYSGGYSGGGYSGGGNNYNDYEEPPREEGTTTTKQVTTSVTTTATTPQPTVTTTPAPVTRAIIHVDGIKLETDYAANNVTLKIGEKHKIKAVISPDNADDKSVKWESNREDIAVIDANGEIKAVGKGKAIITATTNDGGLKASCMVTVS; this comes from the coding sequence ATGGAAACTAAAAAAAGTAATATAATATATACCTTATTCATTCTCATAACGATCCCTCTATTCTTCTTCATGCTGAGCTATCCTGCTTTGAGATCTAAAGCAAATGACAATAAAAGCAAATACTACAACGAAAGCATAGAGCTAGGCGCCTACATGATAAAGGTATCTGATGCAGCTTATCTTGAAGATAAATCAGAACTTGATTTTATGCTATCTGTAATAAAAAAATCAGGCAAAACTGAAGAAGTAAAGCCTGAGATAGAGTCAGTATACTATTATTATAAAGGTGGCAAATACAAAGATGTAACATCGAATATGACCATAGATCAGCTGAGTGATATATCATCACTTGCGAAAATAAGTGATGCTGAAAGTGAGTTTTCTTACATCGGTATTGCTGTCTCTTATAAAGAAAATGACCACTATGCCGATGATAAAGTCGATGAATTCGGTGATACGATCAAAGGTGAACTGATTGAAGGCAAGACATATAAAGTGGTCATTTGTATTGATAAGCGCGATATAGAATTCATGGATTCCAAGGATTACGATCCCAAAGGCAAGGATCTATCATCGCAAGAAAGTGATGATACGAGCAGCGAATATGATGATGATTCCTCAAAGCCTGAGTATACTTCTATAACAACAACTACAACAAAACCTATGCTTGTGCCGGACAGTCGTCAAATCACAACAACTAGCCGAATTTCTGAAAGCTCATCATCTTCTTCAAAAAAAGATAACAGTTCCTCCGCTGCTAGTCATAATAATTCAGTAGGAAATGGAAATGTTGGAGGTTATTCAGGTGGGTATTCCGGTGGAGGATATTCAGGCGGAGGTAATAATTACAACGACTATGAAGAACCTCCGAGAGAAGAAGGAACAACAACCACTAAGCAAGTTACAACATCAGTAACAACTACAGCAACAACACCTCAGCCGACCGTTACAACAACACCTGCGCCTGTCACAAGAGCTATTATTCATGTGGACGGTATCAAGCTGGAAACAGACTATGCTGCAAATAATGTTACTCTTAAAATCGGTGAAAAACATAAAATCAAGGCTGTAATATCACCAGATAATGCAGATGACAAGTCAGTAAAATGGGAGAGTAACCGTGAAGATATTGCTGTTATCGATGCAAACGGAGAGATAAAAGCAGTCGGAAAAGGTAAGGCTATAATCACCGCAACGACAAATGACGGCGGTCTGAAAGCAAGCTGCATGGTGACAGTATCATAA